The proteins below are encoded in one region of Pseudomonas putida S13.1.2:
- a CDS encoding sulfite exporter TauE/SafE family protein, protein MIEHQLLGAGLGAIIGAVLALTGAGGGILAVPLLVFGLGLSMVEAAPVGLLAVGLAAAVGAMLGLRQGLVRYRAALFIALIGVAAAPFGLMLAHRLPNTPLQVVFAGVLVYACLRIWRKAAKELRGEANDAHRFIEPCVLNPLQGRLRWTLPCARALAFTGALSGLLSGLLGVGGGFVIIPALNRYTNLRMASIVSTSLAVIALVSTGSVVSASLAGVMHWQVGAPFAVGAVLGLLLARPLAARLAGPRLQQMFAMAGWAAAVLLAGKALLG, encoded by the coding sequence GTGATCGAACATCAATTGTTGGGGGCGGGCCTGGGGGCAATCATCGGTGCCGTGCTGGCGTTGACCGGCGCTGGCGGGGGCATTCTCGCAGTGCCTTTGCTGGTGTTCGGCCTAGGGCTGTCGATGGTCGAGGCGGCACCGGTCGGCCTGTTGGCTGTAGGCCTGGCAGCGGCGGTCGGCGCGATGCTGGGCCTACGGCAGGGGCTGGTGCGTTATCGGGCGGCGTTGTTTATTGCGCTGATCGGCGTAGCGGCGGCGCCGTTCGGGCTGATGCTGGCGCACCGTCTGCCGAATACACCGTTGCAGGTGGTATTCGCCGGGGTGCTGGTTTATGCCTGTCTGCGGATCTGGCGCAAGGCTGCCAAAGAACTGCGCGGCGAGGCAAATGACGCTCATCGCTTTATCGAGCCGTGTGTGCTGAACCCGTTGCAAGGCCGCTTGCGCTGGACCTTGCCCTGCGCACGAGCCCTGGCATTCACCGGTGCCTTGTCTGGGTTGCTGTCGGGTCTGCTCGGGGTTGGCGGTGGTTTCGTCATCATCCCGGCCCTGAACCGCTATACCAACCTGCGCATGGCCAGCATCGTTTCCACTTCGCTGGCGGTGATCGCGCTGGTGTCCACCGGCAGTGTGGTCAGCGCCAGCCTTGCCGGCGTCATGCACTGGCAGGTCGGCGCCCCGTTTGCCGTCGGTGCGGTGCTCGGCCTGTTACTGGCGCGGCCATTGGCGGCCAGGCTGGCTGGGCCGCGCTTGCAGCAGATGTTTGCCATGGCCGGTTGGGCGGCGGCAGTGCTACTGGCCGGCAAAGCGCTATTGGGCTAG
- a CDS encoding NAD(P)/FAD-dependent oxidoreductase — MPALLSPANTDHHKVVIVGAGAAGIATASSLVSRDPSLDVALIDPADVHYYQPGWTMVGAGVFKAPSTARTMASTIPRGVRWVKARVQGFDPTGQLVILEDGRAISYEQLVVCPGLTLDWAAIDGLSETLGRNGVTSNYRYDLAPYTWELVQKLKQGRAVFTQPPMPIKCAGAPQKALYLSCDHWLRNGHLGAVKASFFNAGAVLFGVADYVPALMKYIEKYAVDLNFSHRLVAVDGPSKRATFVRTLPDGSSETRIEAFDMLHVVPPQVAPAFIRESPLADNAGWVDVDPHTLRHRKYTNIHALGDVASTSNAKTAAAARKQAPVVANNVLVALGRLPTLAQYDGYGSCPLTVERGKIVLAEFTYGGKLAPSFPNWLLDGRKPTRLAWLLKAQALPPLYWQGMLKGREWLARPQLVTEGGQ; from the coding sequence ATGCCTGCCTTGTTGTCCCCTGCCAATACCGACCACCACAAGGTGGTCATCGTCGGTGCCGGTGCCGCTGGTATCGCCACCGCTTCCAGCCTGGTCAGCCGTGACCCGTCGCTGGACGTTGCCTTGATTGACCCTGCCGACGTGCATTACTACCAACCCGGCTGGACCATGGTCGGTGCCGGTGTGTTCAAGGCACCGAGCACCGCCCGCACCATGGCCTCGACCATCCCGCGCGGTGTGCGCTGGGTCAAGGCGCGGGTACAGGGGTTCGACCCTACGGGCCAGTTGGTAATCCTCGAAGACGGTCGCGCCATCAGCTATGAACAGCTGGTCGTGTGCCCTGGCCTCACGCTGGACTGGGCGGCCATCGATGGGCTGAGCGAAACCCTGGGCCGCAACGGTGTCACCTCCAACTACCGCTACGACCTGGCGCCCTATACCTGGGAGCTGGTGCAAAAACTCAAGCAAGGCCGTGCCGTATTTACACAGCCGCCTATGCCGATCAAATGTGCGGGCGCGCCGCAGAAGGCGCTGTACCTGTCTTGTGACCATTGGCTGCGCAACGGCCATCTGGGCGCGGTGAAAGCCAGCTTCTTCAATGCCGGTGCAGTTTTGTTCGGAGTGGCTGACTACGTGCCCGCGCTGATGAAGTACATCGAAAAATACGCCGTGGACCTCAATTTCTCCCACCGACTGGTAGCCGTGGATGGCCCGAGCAAGCGCGCCACCTTCGTGCGCACCCTGCCCGATGGCAGCAGCGAAACGCGCATCGAGGCATTCGACATGCTCCACGTGGTACCGCCACAGGTGGCGCCGGCGTTTATTCGCGAAAGCCCTTTGGCCGATAACGCCGGCTGGGTCGATGTCGACCCGCATACCCTGCGCCATCGCAAGTACACCAACATCCATGCACTGGGTGACGTGGCCAGTACCAGCAATGCCAAGACTGCCGCAGCTGCCCGCAAGCAAGCACCGGTAGTGGCCAACAACGTGCTGGTGGCCTTGGGCCGGCTGCCTACCCTTGCCCAATACGATGGCTATGGTTCGTGCCCGTTGACTGTCGAGCGCGGCAAAATCGTCCTGGCGGAATTCACCTATGGCGGCAAGTTGGCACCAAGCTTCCCCAACTGGTTGCTGGACGGCCGCAAACCCACGCGGCTGGCCTGGTTGCTCAAGGCGCAGGCGCTGCCGCCGTTGTACTGGCAAGGCATGCTCAAGGGCCGTGAGTGGCTGGCCCGCCCGCAGCTGGTAACCGAGGGTGGGCAGTGA
- a CDS encoding LysR family transcriptional regulator — protein sequence MFDWNDLRFFLELQRSGRLLTAAKRLNTTHSTVARHIESIEQSLGTALFVQHAQGYELTPSGQALLKHAEAMENVALLAQEEITQAITPLGKIRLGVTEGIGIMFFTPRMNALFERYPGLEVELVAVPRFVSILNREAEISIHLERPNADLLITRKLTDYRLALYASQGYLDRAPPLRNREDLAKHNWIGYVDDLLFSQELLFLNSFCRAPTVVFRSTSVIAQQAAARAGLGIAVLPNYMARHDPTLVRVLPGETIQRSYWICTRRELHKSVRLRVVWDYLLALCAAQQDELLAQ from the coding sequence ATGTTCGACTGGAACGATCTGCGGTTTTTCCTCGAGTTGCAGCGTAGCGGCCGACTGCTTACCGCCGCCAAGCGCCTCAACACTACCCACAGCACCGTGGCCCGGCACATCGAGAGCATCGAGCAAAGCCTGGGCACTGCCCTGTTTGTACAGCATGCCCAGGGCTACGAGCTGACCCCCTCCGGCCAAGCCCTGCTCAAGCATGCAGAAGCCATGGAAAACGTCGCGCTGTTGGCGCAGGAAGAAATCACCCAGGCCATCACCCCGTTGGGCAAGATTCGCCTGGGGGTGACCGAAGGCATCGGCATCATGTTTTTCACCCCGCGCATGAACGCGCTGTTCGAGCGCTACCCGGGCCTGGAGGTGGAACTGGTGGCGGTGCCGCGCTTTGTCAGCATCCTCAACCGCGAAGCGGAAATCAGCATTCACCTGGAACGGCCCAACGCCGACCTGTTGATAACCCGCAAGCTCACCGACTACCGCCTGGCGCTGTACGCAAGCCAAGGCTACCTGGACCGCGCGCCGCCACTGCGCAACCGCGAAGACCTGGCCAAGCACAACTGGATCGGCTACGTCGACGACCTGCTGTTCAGCCAGGAGCTGCTGTTTCTCAACAGCTTCTGCCGGGCACCCACCGTGGTGTTTCGCAGCACCAGCGTCATTGCCCAGCAAGCTGCCGCCCGCGCCGGGCTAGGCATCGCCGTACTGCCCAACTACATGGCGCGCCACGATCCGACACTGGTGCGCGTGCTGCCGGGTGAGACCATCCAGCGCAGCTACTGGATATGCACCCGCCGCGAGCTGCACAAGTCTGTGCGCCTGCGGGTGGTGTGGGATTACCTGCTGGCACTGTGTGCGGCGCAACAGGACGAGCTGCTAGCCCAATAG
- a CDS encoding GMC family oxidoreductase: MPSADSVFDYVVVGAGPAGCLLANRLSADPSCRVLLLEAGGRDNYPWIHIPVGYLYCIGNPRTDWCFKTEAQPGLGGRALGYPRGKVLGGCSSINGMIYMRGQAADYDSWAEQGNDGWAWKDVLPLFKASENHFAGASEHHGGDGEWRVERQRYSWPILDAFRDAAEQSGIGKVDDFNTGDNQGCGYFQVNQRSGVRWNASKAFLRPIKDRANLTVLTGVQVDQVLLNNTRARAVKALWQGAWHEFAARREIILCAGAVGSPGILQRSGIGPRHLLEGLGIGVRHDMPGVGGNLQDHLQLRLIYQIRNTRTLNQMANSLWGKMGMGLRYLYDRSGPLAMAPSQLGAFVRSSPEQATANLQYHVQPLSLERFGEPLHLFPAFTASVCNLRPASRGRIDISSTDMNSTPLIDPNYLSDPQDLRVAADAIRLTRRIVQAPALAAFDPKEYLPGPALQTEQELFEAAGKIGTTIFHPVGTCRMGSGALDVVDNQLRVHGIPGLRVADASIMPQITSGNTCSPTLMIAEKAAQLILKGAATQTYLNEDAIPTP, encoded by the coding sequence ATGCCATCAGCCGATTCTGTCTTCGACTACGTGGTCGTAGGGGCCGGTCCCGCCGGATGCCTGCTGGCCAATCGTTTGTCCGCCGACCCTTCCTGCCGCGTTCTGCTGCTGGAAGCGGGTGGCCGCGACAACTATCCCTGGATTCACATACCCGTCGGTTACCTCTACTGCATCGGCAACCCGCGTACCGACTGGTGCTTCAAGACCGAGGCCCAGCCTGGCCTTGGCGGTCGTGCCCTGGGCTACCCGCGTGGCAAGGTGCTGGGTGGCTGTTCCTCGATCAACGGCATGATCTACATGCGCGGCCAGGCGGCCGACTATGACAGTTGGGCCGAGCAAGGAAATGACGGCTGGGCCTGGAAAGATGTGCTGCCGCTGTTCAAGGCCAGCGAAAACCACTTCGCCGGCGCCAGTGAGCACCACGGCGGTGACGGCGAATGGCGGGTCGAGCGCCAGCGCTACAGCTGGCCGATCCTCGATGCTTTCCGTGATGCCGCCGAGCAAAGCGGCATCGGCAAGGTCGACGACTTCAACACCGGCGACAACCAGGGCTGTGGATACTTTCAGGTCAACCAGCGCAGCGGCGTACGCTGGAACGCATCCAAAGCCTTCCTGAGGCCGATAAAGGACCGCGCCAACCTCACTGTGCTGACCGGCGTTCAGGTTGACCAGGTACTGCTCAACAACACCCGGGCGCGGGCGGTAAAGGCGTTGTGGCAAGGTGCCTGGCATGAGTTTGCTGCGCGCCGTGAGATCATCCTTTGTGCTGGCGCTGTCGGCTCACCCGGCATCCTGCAGCGCTCTGGAATCGGCCCGCGGCACCTGCTGGAAGGCTTGGGCATTGGCGTTCGTCACGACATGCCCGGCGTCGGTGGCAACTTGCAGGACCACCTGCAACTGCGCCTGATCTACCAGATCCGCAACACCCGCACCTTGAACCAGATGGCCAACAGCCTCTGGGGCAAGATGGGCATGGGCCTGCGCTACCTCTATGACCGCAGCGGCCCATTGGCGATGGCGCCAAGCCAGCTGGGCGCGTTCGTGCGCTCGAGCCCGGAACAGGCCACCGCCAACCTGCAGTATCACGTACAGCCGCTGTCACTGGAGCGCTTCGGTGAACCGCTGCATTTGTTCCCGGCCTTTACTGCATCGGTGTGCAACCTGCGCCCAGCCAGCCGCGGGCGTATCGATATCAGCAGCACCGACATGAACAGCACGCCGCTGATCGACCCCAACTACCTCAGCGACCCACAGGACCTGCGCGTGGCTGCCGATGCCATCCGCCTCACCCGGCGCATCGTGCAGGCCCCTGCCCTTGCAGCGTTCGACCCCAAGGAATACCTGCCAGGCCCAGCCCTGCAAACCGAGCAAGAGCTGTTCGAGGCAGCCGGCAAGATTGGCACCACCATCTTCCACCCGGTGGGTACCTGCCGCATGGGCAGCGGTGCCCTGGACGTTGTGGATAACCAGCTGCGGGTACACGGCATCCCCGGTTTGCGCGTGGCCGATGCCTCGATCATGCCGCAGATCACCTCCGGTAATACCTGTTCACCGACCCTGATGATCGCCGAAAAGGCGGCGCAACTGATCCTCAAAGGAGCTGCTACCCAGACCTACTTGAACGAAGACGCAATACCGACCCCCTGA
- a CDS encoding MBL fold metallo-hydrolase, whose translation MIIGNNLHVDAFYDEATSTISYLVMDRENRQCALIDSVLDYDPKSGRTCTASADRLVERVTELNASVRWVLETHVHADHLSAAAYLKEKLGGHTAIGAHITQVQKVFGALFNAEPGFARDGSQFDVLLEDEEGFRIGNLHARALHTPGHTPACMSFMIEDAGEIAVFVGDTLFMPDYGTARCDFPGADARTLYRSIRRLLAFPDQTRLFMCHDYLPGGREMQYVTTVAEQRASNIHIHQGIDEDSFVAMREARDKTLDMPVLILPSVQVNMRSGQLPAPEENGVSYLKIPLNKL comes from the coding sequence ATGATCATCGGCAACAACCTTCACGTGGACGCCTTTTACGACGAGGCGACCTCGACCATCAGCTACCTGGTCATGGACCGTGAAAACCGGCAATGCGCATTGATCGACAGTGTGCTGGATTACGACCCCAAGTCCGGGCGCACCTGCACCGCTTCGGCGGATCGCCTGGTCGAGCGCGTGACCGAACTGAATGCCAGCGTGCGGTGGGTACTGGAAACCCATGTACACGCCGACCATCTTTCAGCAGCCGCCTACCTGAAGGAAAAGCTGGGCGGCCATACCGCCATCGGCGCGCATATCACCCAGGTGCAGAAAGTATTCGGTGCGTTGTTCAATGCAGAGCCTGGCTTCGCCCGAGATGGCAGCCAGTTCGATGTGCTGCTCGAAGACGAGGAAGGCTTTCGTATTGGCAACTTGCACGCGCGGGCGCTGCACACGCCGGGGCATACACCCGCGTGCATGAGTTTCATGATCGAAGACGCCGGCGAGATCGCGGTGTTTGTGGGGGACACCCTGTTCATGCCCGACTACGGCACTGCCCGCTGCGACTTCCCTGGGGCCGATGCCCGTACCCTGTACCGCTCGATCCGTCGTCTGCTGGCGTTCCCCGACCAGACCCGGCTGTTCATGTGTCACGACTACCTGCCAGGTGGCCGTGAGATGCAGTACGTCACCACCGTGGCCGAGCAGCGCGCCAGCAACATTCATATTCACCAGGGCATCGATGAGGACAGTTTCGTCGCCATGCGCGAAGCCCGTGACAAGACCCTCGACATGCCGGTGCTGATCCTGCCTTCGGTGCAGGTGAACATGCGCAGCGGACAGCTCCCCGCGCCGGAAGAGAACGGCGTGAGCTACCTGAAAATCCCGCTGAACAAGCTGTAA